From Miscanthus floridulus cultivar M001 chromosome 15, ASM1932011v1, whole genome shotgun sequence, the proteins below share one genomic window:
- the LOC136507078 gene encoding uncharacterized protein, protein MASLAPKLGDLLMAEYVVQKGLKPDIESLSRELVRELSYDMEDTVDDFILRVADGGKQSATATDANVFKKILGKLTAVVKKVKHRREISDKIEDIKKLSNELAMNFV, encoded by the exons ATGGCCAGCCTGGCCCCCAAGCTGGGTGATCTGCTCATGGCGGAGTACGTCGTGCAGAAGGGCCTCAAGCCTGACATCGAATCCCTCTCCAGGGAGCTT GTCCGGGAGCTGTCGTACGACATGGAGGACACTGTCGACGACTTCATCCTGCGTGTGGCTGATGGTGGCAAGCAGTCTGCAACTGCCACCGACGCCAACGTCTTCAAGAAGATCCTTGGAAAGCTCACCGCTGTGGTGAAGAAGGTCAAGCATCGCCGTGAGATCTCTGATAAGATTGAAGACATCAAGAAACTCTCCAACGAGCTGGCTATGAACTTTGTCTGA
- the LOC136507079 gene encoding LOW QUALITY PROTEIN: uncharacterized protein (The sequence of the model RefSeq protein was modified relative to this genomic sequence to represent the inferred CDS: deleted 2 bases in 1 codon; substituted 1 base at 1 genomic stop codon), producing the protein MLQPLSLIKLGCDNVLHLRCDGIIQGYTTWVHHGEMYESPQFAFVDVPTDTTNLPTSGVSRAPAVQDGMQELLQAAFFRNEMFESLPSMSEGVVDVESGFADMEQTVAEDVHPADDNAKESEQNLYERYLKDEHTSLYPGCKFSKLSFLVNLYHLKCLNGWTQESFTRLLGVLSDSYPPHVDTXDILSSEENHPCFRP; encoded by the exons atgcttcagcctttaagtttgatcaaacttggatgtgacaatgttttacatttGAGATGTGATGGTATTATTCAAGGTTATACGACCTGGGTTCATCATGGAGAGATGTATGAAAGTCCACAATTTGCATTTGTTGACGTGCCAACTGACACTACAAACTTGCCTACTTCGGGTGTCTCAAGGGCTCCTGCAGTACAAGATGGTATGCAAGAACTACTTCAAGCTGCTTTTTTCAGGAATGAAATGTTTGAGTCACTACCAAGTATGTCTGAAGGTGTAGTAGATGTTGAATCAGGATTTGCAGATATGGAACAAACTGTAGCTGAGGATGTGCATCCTGCAGATGACAATGCTAAGGAGAGTGAACAGAATCTATATGAAAGATACTTGAAGGATGAACACACAAGCTTATATCCTGGGTGTAAATTTTCTAAGTTGTCATTTTTGGTAAACTTATATCACTTAAAATGCTTAAATGGCTGGACACAAGAATCATTTACAAGACTTCTAGGTGTGCTATCtgattcatatcctcctcatgtAGAC ACCTAAGACATATTATCAAGTGAAGAGAATCATCCGTGCTTTAGGCCTTGA
- the LOC136507080 gene encoding uncharacterized protein, which translates to MRHPADGEAWEDFNRRYPNFAADARNVRLGLASDGFNPFGNMSSKHSTWPIMLVPYNLPPWICMKQTSLLLSMIIPGPDSPGNDVDIYLQPLIDELLELWKGVQTCDASSRKKFPLRAALLWTINDFPALAYLYGWSTSGTYACPSCGPATKSFHLKNGKKMCYMGHRRWLPQNHIYRRQKNQFDGMVEVGLAPEIMSGTSILKMLEGRVFVLGKKDLTTKNTKGNNKGKKKGKQGDESHQKSKRKRGQKKHKDGNNGKKEKKPEDWLKKRSIFFQLPYWENNKLRHNLDVMHLEKNLCDNLIGTLMDIPSKTKDGLKARLDLVELGIRHNLHPVVDNEGKQTVPDAPFTMSREKKEVLCSVFQNLRTPDGYASNISRCVNMKDCTLTGLKSHDNHVLLHDILPVALRSCYPSKDVMEIVIGISNFFKKLCSKVIDTDELQTLQESIVVTLCNMEKNFLPSFFTVTVHLMVHLVEEVRLGGPVHYRWMYPMERFFVRLKALVKNRAQPEGSIAEGYCMEECMIFCSRFLDGDTRFNRPARNPEPSGNMKDMYMFESAGEPIGKATVSHFDSQLLIQAHRYVLRHCDELEEFRKEFVDEEKGKSCPSTTLTLASIDKLIDQHFPDWLEQKVILGDGLGITKKVRALAAKPSRHGVRYSGYIINGFRFHTLSREDARSTQNSGVVNIAEDGVNYYGRLTDIIELTYTDYKVVLFKCDWYDVHHRAGLRNDEFGLPLVNFSKKIHTGEKLEHDPCVFSSQVEQVFYVEHPKAEGWNSVVRFKPRDTFDMGDDELPPDEAN; encoded by the exons ATGCGACATCCAGCGGATGGTGAAGCTTGGGAAGATTTTAATCGTAGATATCCTAACTTTGCAGCAGATGCTCGTAATGTACGCCTTGGTCTTGCAAGTGATGGATTTAACCCTTTTGGGAATATGAGTTCAAAGCACAGTACATGGCCTATAATGCTGGTTCCTTACAACTTGCCACCTTGGATCTGCATGAAGCAAACATCCTTACTGTTGTCAATGATCATTCCTGGACCGGATTCTCCGGGGAATGATGTTGATATATACTTACAGCCCTTGATCGATGAGCTCTTAGAATTATGGAAAGGAGTGCAAACATGTGATGCCTCTTCTCGAAAGAAATTTCCTCTACGAGCTGCACTGTTGTGGACTATAAATGATTTTCCTGCATTAGCTTACCTATATGGCTGGAGCACAAGTGGTACATATGCATGCCCATCATGTGGTCCAGCAACAAAATCATTTCACTTGAAGAATGGTAAAAAGATGTGCTATATGGGACATCGTAGGTGGCTCCCGCAGAACCACATATATCGAAGGCAAAAGAACCAGTTTGATGGCATGGTAGAGGTTGGACTTGCTCCTGAAATAATGAGTGGTACTTCTATTTTAAAAATGTTAGAAGGTAGAGTTTTTGTTTTAGGGAAAAAGGACCTCACAACAAAGAATACAAAGGGAAATaacaaaggaaaaaagaaaggaaagcaaGGTGATGAAAGCCATCAGAAATCCAAGCGTAAAAGAGGACAAAAGAAACATAAAGATGGGAACAAtggcaagaaggagaagaagccaGAAGATTGGTTGAAAAAGCGGTCAATATTCTTTCAGTTACCATACTGGGAAAATAATAAACTAAGGCACAATCTAGATGTGATGCACTTAGAGAAAAATCTATGTGACAACTTAATTGGAACTTTAATGGATATTCCTTCCAAAACAAAGGATGGTCTTAAAGCACGACTGGATTTAGTGGAACTTGGAATTCGACACAATCTTCATCCTGTGGTAGATAATGAAGGAAAGCAAACTGTGCCTGATGCACCTTTTACCATGTCTAGAGAAAAAAAGGAGGTTCTCTGTTCAGTATTCCAAAACCTAAGAACACCTGATGGCTATGCATCAAACATTTCTAGGTGTGTTAACATGAAAGATTGTACATTGACTGGACTAAAAAGTCACGACAATCATGTTTTACTACATGACATCCTTCCAGTGGCACTCCGATCCTGTTACCCCAGCAAAGATGTCATGGAAATAGTTATTGGAATATCTAATTTCTTTAAGAAGTTATGCTCGAAGGTGATAGATACTGATGAGCTACAAACCCTTCAAGAGAGTATTGTGGTAACACTCTGTAATATGGAGAAAAATTTTCTACCATCATTTTTTACTGTGACAGTGCACTTGATGGTGCATTTGGTAGAAGAAGTTAGACTTGGTGGCCCCGTTCACTACCGGTGGATGTACCCCATGGAGAG ATTTTTTGTTCGGCTTAAAGCGCTTGTGAAGAACAGAGCTCAGCCAGAAGGTTCGATTGCTGAAGGGTATTGCATGGAGGAGTGCATGATATTTTGTTCCAGATTTCTTGATGGAGATACTCGTTTTAACAGACCGGCTAGAAATCCTGAACCTTCAGGCAATATGAAAGATATGTACATGTTTGAGAGTGCTGGAGAACCAATTGGAAAAGCTACTGTAAGCCATTTTGATAGCCAGCTTCTTATTCAGGCACATCGATACGTGTTGCGACACTGCGATGAACTTGAAGAATTCCGCAA AGAGTTTGTGGATGAGGAGAAAGGAAAATCGTGTCCTTCAACTACTTTGACTCTGGCTTCCATCGATAAGCTGATAGACCAGCACTTCCCTGACTGGTTGGAACAGAAG GTTATCCTAGGTGATGGACTAGGAATCACTAAAAAAGTTCGAGCTTTGGCTGCCAAACCGAGCAGACATGGTGTGAGATACAGCGGCTATATTATTAATGGTTTCAGGTTCCACACACTGAGTCGTGAGGATGCAAGGTCGACACAAAATAGTGGTGTAGTGAACATTGCAGAAGATGGGGTTAATTATTATGGCAGATTAACAGATATAATAGAACTAACATACACTGACTACAAGGTTGTTCTTTTCAAATGTGATTGGTATGATGTCCATCATCGTGCTGGTTTACGAAACGATGAGTTTGGATTACCACTTGTGAATTTTTCAAAGAAAATACACACTGGGGAAAAACTGGAGCATGATCCCTGTGTCTTTTCTTCACAAGTGGAGCAAGTCTTTTATGTTGAACACCCAAAAGCTGAAGGATGGAATTCTGTGGTAAGATTTAAGCCACGAGATACTTTTGACATGGGTGATGATGAACTGCCACCggatgaagcaaattag